Genomic window (Gelria sp. Kuro-4):
CGGCGTAGAGCGACCAGTCGAAGGAGAAGGCGCCGAAGAGGTCGCCGGAAAAAAGAACCTTGCTCATCGGGTCGTAGGTCATGAACATGCCGGGGAAGTGCAGGTAGGGCGCAAAGATGAATTTAAGCTCGCGGCCGCTCTTCAGCGTGAGGCGCCAGCCGTTCTGGTCCACGTGGTAAAAGGGCGAACGGAGCCCATAGTGCTGGATGAGGATGGCGGCCCGGGAATGGGTGGCGATTTTAAGATCCGGCCCGATGATCTCCTCGAAACGGGGGATGGCGGCGCAGAGATCCGGGTCTTGGTGGGAGACGATGATGGTCTTGATGCACCGGGGGTCCACCACGCTCACCACCTTGCGCAGGACGATGGGAAAGTGCGGGATGGAGCCCGGTTCAATGAAGACCGCCTCGTCGCCGTCTAAAATGAGGTACGGGTTACAGCGCAGGCCGGCGGCCTCATCGTCGAAGCCCACCCAGAAGACGCCGGGGGCAATCTCCACCGCTCGGTCCAAGTCGTCTGCTGTCATAGCAACTCCTCCTCATCGCTACTAATAACTACTTCCAGTTTAGTAATAAACGGCAGGGTTGTCAATACTCCCCTCGTTATCTTTTTCACAAAAATTTTGCTCTTAC
Coding sequences:
- a CDS encoding MBL fold metallo-hydrolase, encoding MTADDLDRAVEIAPGVFWVGFDDEAAGLRCNPYLILDGDEAVFIEPGSIPHFPIVLRKVVSVVDPRCIKTIIVSHQDPDLCAAIPRFEEIIGPDLKIATHSRAAILIQHYGLRSPFYHVDQNGWRLTLKSGRELKFIFAPYLHFPGMFMTYDPMSKVLFSGDLFGAFSFDWSLYAGEYYDEAMKAFHENYMPAREILARAMKKLDGLEIKLIAPQHGSIIRDNPRRYIEILRNLDCGDYMLD